The Shinella zoogloeoides genome contains the following window.
GATCGCCTCGCGGTTCTCCGGCAAGAAGCGCTCCGGCATGTAGGCGCGCGGCTTCTGCCAGAGCAGTTCGTGGCGGTGCAGCGTCCAGGGCATGACGAGGATGGTGACGCCCTTCGGAATCTCCACCGCCTCGCCGGAGGGGCTGGTCCAGCGGTCATCGGCGATCGCCTCGCGGTTGATCGAGGGCGCGGGCGGATAGAGCCGCATCGCCTCCTCGAAGGCGGCGCGCGTCCAGGGCATGCGGTCCAGCCAGTCGACGGGATCGGCGCCGCTTGCAAGAACACGGTCGATTTCCTCCTCCATCGCCTCGCGAACATGCGGGGAATTGGCCACGCAATACAGCGTCCAGGCGAGCGCCCGGGCCGTCGTCTCGTGGCCGGCGCCGATGAAGGTGAGGATATTGTCCTCCACCTCCTCCATGGTCAGGCCCTCCGGCCCCGCCGCGCGCAAGAGCAGCGTCAGGAAATCGTTCGGTGCGCCGTCGCCGTCCTTTGCCATGCGCTTCAGGCGCAGGTCCATCGTGTCCCGCACGATGCGGCGAAATTTTCCCAGTACCTTGAGGCCGCCGATGCGCGTTATCCGCGGCACCCAGGACGGCGCGCGCAACAGATCCATCGGGTCGATGCGGCCCATGGAATGGAGGAGGTCGTCCACGTCGTCGGCGAAATTATCGGAGGAGGTGACGATCTCGCCGGAAAACAGCGTGTCGGAGAGCACGGCGAAGGCGAGTTCCGTCATGTCGTTGCCGATGTCGAAGATCGCGCCGTCCGCGCCTTCGTATTTTTGCGCGTAACGCTGCGACTGCGCCAGCATCTGCGTGGCGAAACCCTTGGCGTGGCGCGGCGTGAAGATCGGCGCGACGGCCTTGCGCGAACGCCGCCAGACCCAGCCCTCGGCCGTCAGCAGCCCGTCGCGCAGGATCGGCCGCAGCACGAGCTGGCGGACCGTCGCCATCCTGTAATTGGCGGCGTTGTCGACGAGCAGGTATTTGATGAGACCGGGATCGTTGACGATCAGCGTCTTCTCGCCGAAGAAACTCGTCATGATCCAGGGCAGCGTATAGGACGGCGTGCCCCACAATTCCAGCGGGTTGCGGAAGACGGTGCGGATGATCTCGAGCTTCGAGGGCGGCACCGTTCGGGGGATCGGCGCTGGCGGTTCGAACGGCTCGGGGCGCATGTCCATCGTCTGCCTCCTTCCATCGGCTCTGTCGAAGGTGAGCCGAGAGGTGGGCGGAAGTTAGAGCAGGCCTTCGAGTTCCGCCAGCTTGTCGTTGATCAGCCAGCCGTAATAGTTCTCTTCCGGCCAGGTCGCCTCGCCGGCCGCGCGGTGTGCGGAAAAGGCGCTCGCGCGGGCATCGGGATTGCCGATATTGTAGAGCGTCGCCGTCAGGCCCGGATTCTTCGAGATGTCGACGCCGGCGATCTTCCGGTAGGCGTCGATGGAACGGCGGATCGCGGCGGCCATGTAGGCGAGCGAGATATCCGGGTCCATGATCGCCTGGTAGACGCCGGCCGCATCGTTCTCGTCGAGCTTGTCGTAGCCGGAGATGCGGGCGACGTCATCCGTGAGCGTCAGCGCCGTCAGCGGATTGATCTGGCCGAGGCCGAAGGTCTGGCCGGCATAGAAGGGCTGGAAGAACACCGCGCTGAAGCGGTTGTTCGGGAAGGACGTGCCGCCGACCGTCTTGCCCTTGAAGCTGCGGTTCCAGACGCTCTCGCGGCAGGTCCACAGCGCGTAGGAGCCTTTCTTGGAGGCGCACTGGGCAAATTCCGGCCGCGCGACGAAGTCGCCGATGGATTCGCCGTCATAGGCGAAGCGGAAATTGCCGGTGTAGGAGGCGGCCTTCACGTAATAGCTCTGCAGGCGGTCGTAGGCGTCGACATTATAGGTATGCTCGCCGACGATGGCGCCGACCATGTGGATCGGGGCGATGCCGTATTTGCCGGCGATCGACTTGATCTTGCCGGTGAGCTGGCCGTCATTGGCGATGAGGTCGCGCACCTTCTCGTACTTGGCGTCGAAGGAGGTCTTGCCGGCCTTGGTGCGGCGCATGGAGGCGCCCGGAATGTTCGGCTGCTCGGCGTTGCGGTTGCCGGGCGGCACCACGTCGAGCGCCAGCGCCGTCGTCTGGCTCTGGACAAAAAGGGCGGCTGCAAGGGCAAGCACAGGCAAGAGCTGTCGCACGGTTCACATTCCCGTCTGGTCTAATCTGTCGGCGGATGGCGGCGACCGATGCACGACAATCGTGTCGGAATGATGCCAGGCGCGCGGCAAAGGCGTAAGGCCGGAGCGCCCCTCCTGTCGAGGGGCGACACCTTCAAAAATGCGGCACCGGCGGCCGCTAGCGGGTCACCGGTGCCGAAACGTCACAGGATATAGCGCGACAGGTCCGTATTGGCCGCCAGCGTGCCGACATGCTTGCGCACATATTCGGCGTCGATGAGGAGGCTGTTGCCGCCCTTGTCCGGGGCCTCGAAGGAGATTTCGTCGAGCACCCGTTCCATCACCGTCTGCAAGCGCCGTGCGCCGATATTCTCGACGGAGGCATTGAGTTGCACGGCGACGTCCGCCAGCGCGTCGATACCGTCCTCGGTGAAATCGAGCGTGACGTCTTCCGTCAGCATCAGCGCCTTGTATTGGCGGATGAGGCTTGCCTCCGTTTCCGTGAGGATGCGGCGGAAGTCCTCCTTGGTCAGCGCCCTGAGCTCGACGCGGATCGGCAGGCGGCCCTGAAGTTCCGGCAGGAGGTCCGAGGGCTTGGAGACATGGAACGCGCCCGAGGCGATGAAGAGGATATGGTCCGTCTTCACCGGCCCGTATTTCGTCGCCACCGTCGTGCCTTCGACGAGCGGCAAGAGGTCGCGCTGCACGCCCTCGCGGGAGACGCCCGCGCCCATGCCGCCGTCGCGCGCCGCGATCTTGTCGATCTCGTCGATGAAGACGATGCCGTCGTTCTCCGCCGAACGGATAGCCTCGCGCTGGATCTGCTCGTTGTCGAGCAGCTTGTCGGATTCGTCGTCGATCAGGACCTTGTAGCTGTCCTTGACCGTCGTCTTCACCTTCCTGGTGCGCCCGCCCATCGCCTTGCCGAACATTTCGGAAAGGTTGAGCACGCCGATATTGGCGCCGGGCATGCCGGGAATCTCGAAGCCGCCGGGCGTGCCGCTGTCGGCGATGTCGATCTCGATTTCCTTGTCGTCCAGCTCGTTGTTGCGCAGCTTCTTGCGGAACGAATCGCGCGTCGCCGGCGAGGCGGTCGCGCCGACAAGGGCGTCGAGCACCCGTTCTTCGGCGTTCATATGGGCCTTGGCCGTCACCTCGGCGCGCTTCTTCTCGCGCACCAGGCCGATGCCGACCTCCACGAGGTCGCGCACGATCTGCTCGACGTCACGGCCGACATAGCCGACCTCGGTGAACTTGGTCGCCTCGACCTTGACGAAGGGCGCGCCGGCCAGCTTGGCGAGGCGGCGGGAAATCTCCGTCTTGCCGACGCCCGTCGGGCCGATCATCAGGATGTTCTTCGGCATCACCTCGTCGCGCAGGTCCGGCTCGAGCTGGTGGCGGCGCCAGCGGTTGCGCAGCGCGATGGCGACGGCGCGCTTGGCGTCGTGCTGGCCGATAATGAAGCGGTCGAGTTCGGAAACGATCTCGCGGGGCGAAAAATTGGACATGGGCTTTTCCGTTTCTAGCAACGGTCCCGGGCCATCATCAGCGC
Protein-coding sequences here:
- a CDS encoding cytochrome P450; protein product: MDMRPEPFEPPAPIPRTVPPSKLEIIRTVFRNPLELWGTPSYTLPWIMTSFFGEKTLIVNDPGLIKYLLVDNAANYRMATVRQLVLRPILRDGLLTAEGWVWRRSRKAVAPIFTPRHAKGFATQMLAQSQRYAQKYEGADGAIFDIGNDMTELAFAVLSDTLFSGEIVTSSDNFADDVDDLLHSMGRIDPMDLLRAPSWVPRITRIGGLKVLGKFRRIVRDTMDLRLKRMAKDGDGAPNDFLTLLLRAAGPEGLTMEEVEDNILTFIGAGHETTARALAWTLYCVANSPHVREAMEEEIDRVLASGADPVDWLDRMPWTRAAFEEAMRLYPPAPSINREAIADDRWTSPSGEAVEIPKGVTILVMPWTLHRHELLWQKPRAYMPERFLPENREAIHRFQYLPFGAGPRICIGATFAMQEAIIALGVLMHRFRFDMTAETKPWPVQRLTTQPANGLALRVTARRCASSPS
- a CDS encoding DUF1402 family protein, which codes for MRQLLPVLALAAALFVQSQTTALALDVVPPGNRNAEQPNIPGASMRRTKAGKTSFDAKYEKVRDLIANDGQLTGKIKSIAGKYGIAPIHMVGAIVGEHTYNVDAYDRLQSYYVKAASYTGNFRFAYDGESIGDFVARPEFAQCASKKGSYALWTCRESVWNRSFKGKTVGGTSFPNNRFSAVFFQPFYAGQTFGLGQINPLTALTLTDDVARISGYDKLDENDAAGVYQAIMDPDISLAYMAAAIRRSIDAYRKIAGVDISKNPGLTATLYNIGNPDARASAFSAHRAAGEATWPEENYYGWLINDKLAELEGLL
- the hslU gene encoding ATP-dependent protease ATPase subunit HslU, producing MSNFSPREIVSELDRFIIGQHDAKRAVAIALRNRWRRHQLEPDLRDEVMPKNILMIGPTGVGKTEISRRLAKLAGAPFVKVEATKFTEVGYVGRDVEQIVRDLVEVGIGLVREKKRAEVTAKAHMNAEERVLDALVGATASPATRDSFRKKLRNNELDDKEIEIDIADSGTPGGFEIPGMPGANIGVLNLSEMFGKAMGGRTRKVKTTVKDSYKVLIDDESDKLLDNEQIQREAIRSAENDGIVFIDEIDKIAARDGGMGAGVSREGVQRDLLPLVEGTTVATKYGPVKTDHILFIASGAFHVSKPSDLLPELQGRLPIRVELRALTKEDFRRILTETEASLIRQYKALMLTEDVTLDFTEDGIDALADVAVQLNASVENIGARRLQTVMERVLDEISFEAPDKGGNSLLIDAEYVRKHVGTLAANTDLSRYIL